A stretch of the Sulfolobus acidocaldarius SUSAZ genome encodes the following:
- a CDS encoding methylmalonyl-CoA mutase: MDTDDKILEKSREWEEKILKPWISKRPERKSNFLTPSGILVKRLYTPLDQKGDYLSKLGFPGEYPYTRGIYPNMYRGRLWTIRQYAGYGSAEDTNYRFRKLLEAGQTGLSMAFDLPTQLGLDPDHKLAFTEVGVVGVSLFHWKEMDLVMSDIPIQKVTTSMTINATAIELLSMYIATAESRGISTSELDGTVQNDILKEYIARKNYIYPPEFGIKYAVDLIEYSSKNIPNWHPISISGYHIREAGADAILEVAFTLADGIEYVRKTIERGISVDDFAPKLSFFFAAYTNIFEEIAKFRAARRMWAKIMKEMFNAKKPESMMLRFHTQTGGAELTAQQPEINIIRTTLQALAAILGGTQSLHVNSYDEALGLPTEKAAKIAIRVQQVIAHESGATDTIDPIAGSYYVEWLTDEIEEHAWKILYDVERMGGMMKAIEVGYPQAQIAESSYRIQKRLEQNDLVRVGVNMYYEPDWIGTTEVFKVNPLVRDRILQRLAKYKKERDNSKVEGSLSRLRNAADKEKVNIFPYILDAIKSGATVGEVSSVLRELWGEYKEPSLF, encoded by the coding sequence ATGGACACTGATGATAAGATTTTGGAGAAATCAAGGGAATGGGAAGAGAAGATCCTTAAGCCATGGATTAGTAAAAGGCCAGAAAGGAAGAGCAATTTTCTCACACCATCTGGTATATTAGTTAAAAGACTTTACACCCCTTTAGATCAAAAGGGAGACTATTTAAGTAAATTAGGCTTTCCAGGAGAGTATCCATATACTCGCGGTATATATCCTAACATGTATAGGGGAAGACTGTGGACTATACGGCAATATGCCGGATACGGTTCTGCTGAAGATACTAATTATAGGTTCAGAAAACTTCTAGAAGCTGGTCAAACAGGATTAAGCATGGCATTTGACTTGCCAACTCAATTAGGTCTTGACCCTGATCACAAGTTAGCTTTTACCGAAGTGGGAGTTGTTGGTGTATCTCTTTTTCATTGGAAGGAAATGGATTTGGTAATGTCAGATATACCAATTCAGAAAGTGACCACATCGATGACTATAAACGCTACAGCCATTGAATTACTTTCCATGTACATCGCCACTGCTGAGTCACGTGGTATATCTACCTCAGAGTTAGATGGTACTGTGCAAAATGATATATTAAAAGAGTATATAGCTAGAAAAAATTACATTTATCCACCAGAATTTGGAATAAAATATGCAGTTGATCTAATTGAATATTCGTCTAAAAACATTCCAAATTGGCATCCAATTAGCATTAGTGGTTATCACATACGAGAGGCTGGAGCTGATGCAATCTTAGAGGTGGCTTTTACCCTAGCTGACGGCATCGAGTATGTTAGGAAAACTATTGAGAGAGGTATATCAGTTGACGATTTTGCACCCAAATTATCCTTCTTCTTCGCAGCTTACACCAACATATTCGAGGAAATAGCAAAATTTAGAGCGGCGAGAAGAATGTGGGCAAAGATTATGAAAGAAATGTTCAATGCTAAAAAGCCTGAGTCGATGATGCTTAGGTTTCATACCCAAACTGGTGGGGCTGAACTTACTGCCCAACAACCTGAAATAAATATCATAAGAACTACGTTACAAGCTTTAGCTGCAATATTAGGCGGTACTCAAAGTCTTCATGTAAATTCTTATGATGAAGCATTAGGTTTACCTACTGAGAAAGCAGCTAAAATAGCCATCAGGGTTCAACAGGTTATTGCCCATGAAAGTGGAGCTACTGATACAATAGACCCAATTGCAGGTTCATATTATGTTGAGTGGTTGACTGACGAGATTGAGGAACATGCTTGGAAAATTCTTTATGACGTTGAAAGAATGGGCGGAATGATGAAAGCAATAGAGGTAGGATATCCACAGGCACAGATTGCAGAGAGTTCGTATAGAATTCAAAAGAGATTAGAACAAAATGATTTAGTGAGAGTGGGCGTAAACATGTATTATGAGCCTGACTGGATAGGCACAACAGAGGTTTTTAAGGTTAATCCGCTGGTTAGGGATAGGATATTGCAAAGGCTTGCAAAATACAAAAAGGAGAGAGATAACTCTAAGGTTGAGGGTTCCCTTTCAAGATTAAGAAATGCTGCAGATAAGGAGAAAGTAAATATATTTCCTTATATTCTCGATGCAATAAAGTCAGGAGCTACTGTAGGAGAAGTGAGCTCAGTTTTGAGAGAATTATGGGGAGAATATAAAGAACCTTCCTTATTTTAA
- a CDS encoding phosphoribosyltransferase codes for MVEYYVPSWNEIEEGVLTIAEKMLDDNFVPDMIVSILTGGVIPAKLISDALGIKNLKYVDIRFYKGVKDRENKPIVRAIYVNDVEAKKVLVIDDVSDTGETLDFAGNIIAMFNPSVVRTATLFVKPWSRKYPDYYYKIIDKWIIFPWDKWEIVRENNEVEVEKKERFLEILKKLKVQKQD; via the coding sequence ATGGTTGAATACTATGTGCCGAGTTGGAATGAGATAGAAGAAGGCGTACTAACGATAGCAGAAAAAATGTTAGACGATAATTTTGTTCCTGATATGATAGTGAGTATTTTAACTGGAGGCGTGATACCAGCAAAACTCATATCAGATGCTTTGGGGATAAAGAATCTGAAGTACGTAGATATTAGGTTTTATAAGGGAGTAAAGGATAGGGAGAACAAACCTATAGTAAGAGCTATTTATGTGAACGACGTAGAGGCTAAGAAGGTGTTGGTAATAGACGACGTATCAGACACTGGAGAAACATTAGATTTTGCAGGTAATATTATTGCAATGTTTAATCCATCAGTTGTAAGAACTGCCACATTGTTTGTTAAACCTTGGTCCAGAAAATATCCAGATTATTACTACAAGATAATTGATAAATGGATTATATTCCCATGGGATAAGTGGGAGATAGTTAGAGAAAATAATGAAGTTGAAGTTGAGAAAAAAGAGAGATTTTTGGAAATATTGAAGAAATTAAAGGTGCAAAAACAAGATTAA
- a CDS encoding nucleotide pyrophosphatase, whose product MEFVYPDYYSNSVYNLACAIADFLGVNRECKGKKLEISGRRIALTLLDGLGYTMLSNAGFTVDRTITTVFPSTTATTLTTLFTAQLPAEHGILGYTTYSKRLGGIINTLKYTYPLVDTRDIISEEGIQYENAFPNVRNYLKEVKDKKTAEVTPKGLENTQFTKLTHGRTNITKTYINYWDAFTEASNVLQMKEYDFVYVYIPDVDSLAHKHGPNHPVVKECIRDLYNSLMKLAERFKDYTFVVTADHGHVEVNEHIALNHDSDLLKLLDVVPYGDSRAVFLHSRYDVKTYIKTKYPNLEVFGRNEFEKLIGGNTSYADYIAVPTDSNAYVYLFKEEGNEYNKLKGHHGGLSVNEMKVPLVIWNG is encoded by the coding sequence ATGGAATTTGTATATCCCGATTACTACTCAAATAGTGTTTATAATTTAGCCTGTGCGATTGCTGATTTTTTAGGAGTAAATAGGGAATGCAAAGGCAAGAAACTAGAGATAAGTGGTAGGAGGATTGCTTTAACACTCCTGGATGGTCTTGGCTACACAATGCTAAGTAATGCAGGCTTCACTGTAGATAGAACTATAACAACAGTTTTTCCTTCTACTACAGCTACTACTTTAACCACCTTATTTACTGCTCAATTACCAGCTGAACATGGTATATTAGGTTATACTACTTATTCGAAAAGACTTGGAGGAATAATCAACACTCTCAAGTACACTTACCCTTTAGTGGACACTAGAGACATTATTTCAGAGGAAGGTATTCAATATGAGAATGCGTTTCCAAATGTAAGAAATTATCTAAAAGAAGTTAAGGACAAAAAGACAGCAGAAGTGACTCCCAAGGGATTAGAAAATACACAGTTTACTAAGTTAACACACGGTAGGACAAACATCACAAAGACTTATATAAATTATTGGGATGCTTTCACAGAAGCTTCAAATGTCCTTCAGATGAAAGAGTATGATTTCGTATATGTCTACATTCCTGATGTCGATAGTTTGGCACACAAACATGGTCCAAATCACCCAGTTGTAAAAGAATGTATACGAGATCTTTACAACAGTCTAATGAAACTGGCTGAGAGATTCAAGGATTACACTTTTGTGGTTACAGCAGATCACGGACATGTTGAGGTTAATGAACATATTGCCCTCAACCATGATTCAGACTTATTAAAACTTCTAGATGTTGTTCCTTATGGAGACTCTAGGGCTGTATTCTTACACAGTAGATATGACGTAAAGACATATATAAAAACAAAATATCCCAACCTCGAAGTGTTTGGTAGAAATGAGTTTGAAAAATTAATAGGTGGTAATACCTCTTATGCAGACTATATAGCCGTTCCTACAGACTCCAATGCGTATGTATATTTATTTAAGGAAGAGGGAAACGAATACAATAAACTTAAAGGTCATCACGGAGGCTTATCAGTTAATGAGATGAAAGTACCTTTGGTGATCTGGAATGGTTGA
- a CDS encoding FAD-dependent oxidoreductase produces the protein MYDVVIIGGGHNGLVTASYLAKYGLKVAVLERRSIIGGAAATEELWPGIRVSTGSYVLSLLRKKIIKDLELERYGLKVYLKDPGLFVPFENGKSITIWLSLKRTMKEIEKFSKKDSINYEKFVKLLDNMSEIIDLVMLSPPPEMTEIEDLFKLVKSFNINENDALTIARMFFQDGKSFLDEFFESEELKAALIEDAVVGTFASPSTPGTAYVLLHHNIGEVNGVKGAWGYVEGGMGAISTAIAKYAIDHGVEIYMNSQVDKILVKDGVAAGIELKDGKIINSKIVVSNADPKTTFLKLLRDAELDENFLRKIKALKSTGVSFKINGYTEELPDYGSGKDFKPIHVASQLIMPSIDYIEKAYTDARSMGYSKRPWLSLNIPSTLDPTLAPSGKYVFNIFGQYIVYGYDDEGKKQELLQNVLDTLKEFAPNFKPIELEFLTPKDIEARFGMMGGNIFHIDMTPDQLYVFRPAIGYSRYKTPIKNLYLCGSGTHPGGGVTGAPGYNSAVQILKDIGVLQ, from the coding sequence ATGTATGACGTTGTAATCATAGGCGGAGGACATAATGGCTTAGTTACCGCCTCCTATTTGGCTAAATATGGTCTTAAAGTAGCAGTACTTGAGAGAAGGAGTATTATAGGTGGTGCTGCAGCTACCGAAGAACTATGGCCAGGTATAAGGGTCTCGACTGGTTCTTACGTTTTGAGTTTATTAAGGAAGAAAATCATTAAAGATCTAGAGTTAGAACGATATGGACTGAAAGTCTATCTGAAAGATCCTGGTTTATTTGTACCATTTGAAAACGGAAAGAGTATAACAATATGGCTAAGCTTAAAGAGAACAATGAAAGAAATAGAAAAATTTTCTAAGAAAGATTCTATAAATTATGAGAAGTTCGTTAAACTCCTAGACAATATGAGTGAAATTATAGATCTTGTAATGCTCAGTCCACCTCCTGAAATGACAGAAATAGAAGATCTGTTCAAACTTGTGAAGTCATTTAACATCAACGAAAATGATGCCTTAACAATAGCCAGGATGTTTTTCCAAGACGGAAAGTCTTTCTTGGATGAGTTTTTCGAAAGTGAGGAGTTGAAAGCTGCTCTTATCGAAGATGCTGTTGTAGGTACTTTTGCATCTCCTTCAACCCCAGGAACAGCATATGTCCTTCTGCATCATAATATAGGGGAAGTTAATGGTGTAAAGGGGGCATGGGGATATGTTGAAGGAGGAATGGGAGCTATAAGTACAGCCATAGCAAAATACGCAATAGATCATGGAGTCGAAATTTACATGAACTCTCAGGTCGATAAAATACTTGTTAAGGATGGTGTTGCAGCTGGCATTGAGCTGAAAGATGGTAAAATTATTAATTCTAAGATTGTAGTCTCTAATGCAGATCCTAAAACTACTTTTCTTAAACTACTAAGGGATGCTGAATTGGACGAAAATTTTCTGCGTAAGATAAAGGCGCTAAAATCAACGGGGGTCTCGTTCAAGATAAACGGGTACACAGAAGAGCTTCCAGATTACGGATCTGGAAAGGATTTTAAACCTATACATGTCGCGTCTCAATTGATTATGCCGTCCATTGACTATATCGAAAAAGCATATACTGATGCAAGATCTATGGGCTATTCCAAAAGACCATGGCTATCCCTTAACATTCCTTCAACCTTAGACCCAACATTAGCTCCTTCTGGAAAATATGTCTTTAACATATTTGGGCAATACATTGTTTATGGCTATGACGATGAAGGTAAAAAACAGGAACTATTGCAGAATGTCTTAGATACTCTAAAAGAATTTGCACCTAACTTTAAGCCTATAGAACTAGAGTTTTTAACACCTAAGGACATAGAAGCCAGATTTGGGATGATGGGTGGCAATATATTTCATATAGATATGACACCTGATCAATTATACGTTTTTAGACCTGCTATAGGTTACTCCAGGTATAAGACGCCAATAAAGAACCTATACCTTTGTGGCTCTGGTACTCATCCAGGTGGTGGCGTAACCGGAGCTCCTGGATATAATTCTGCGGTTCAGATTCTCAAGGACATTGGTGTATTACAATGA
- a CDS encoding ATPase AAA: MTIDEVPIIISLLGVIIFIVVILSLLFKKQTQKFIVSDKATQIQQKNQRKNDILDRINWEMIGGYEDVKKEIKEYIEFPLKYKELSRKYGIKPPKGILLFGPPGCGKTLMMRALANEAKINFIYVNVSDIMSKWYGESEARLRELFANARKNSPCILFFDEIDTIGVRRESHTGDSVTPRLLSLMLSEIDGLQGNDGIILVGSTNVPHLLDKALLRAGRFDKLIYIGLPDKRSRREILEIHCKAKPLESDVDFDKLAEMTERFTGADLANLCQEVARRAAIEALERNVERKIGMQDFNDVIKRYKPSVTLQMLEEYEKFRLDYERKFRGPEITSSDNEKITLDDIGGYNSIKKELYELLEIQLRYSKLMEQMRIPPIRGILLHGPPGVGKTMMAKALSKTLGVKFIMISGAEILYKGYEGAVSTIKEVFNRARENKPAIVLLDEIDAIAPRRENQKTDSSKVVNQLLTEMDGIRSLKEVVVIATTNRMEDVDPALKRPGRFDRIVYMPLPNSEEREDILQKYIGLEECKMVKCDQIAKVTEGYSGADLAAIAREAKLKVLREIIRGNVDRKLSYEDLIEAASKIKPSVKQERKILEDFRQDL; the protein is encoded by the coding sequence ATGACCATTGATGAAGTACCGATAATCATATCACTCTTGGGGGTAATCATATTTATAGTAGTGATCTTATCCCTATTGTTTAAAAAACAGACACAAAAATTCATTGTCTCAGATAAAGCGACACAAATTCAACAAAAAAATCAACGTAAAAATGACATCCTTGATAGGATTAATTGGGAAATGATAGGTGGATATGAGGATGTTAAGAAGGAAATTAAGGAGTACATAGAATTCCCGCTAAAGTATAAAGAGTTATCAAGGAAATATGGTATTAAACCTCCAAAAGGTATTCTATTATTTGGACCACCGGGATGTGGAAAAACACTAATGATGAGAGCATTAGCAAATGAAGCTAAAATTAACTTCATTTATGTGAACGTAAGCGATATTATGAGTAAATGGTACGGTGAAAGCGAGGCTAGACTTAGAGAACTTTTCGCAAATGCAAGGAAGAATTCCCCATGTATACTTTTCTTTGATGAAATTGATACAATAGGGGTTAGAAGGGAAAGTCATACGGGAGATTCTGTTACTCCTAGACTACTATCCCTCATGTTATCTGAAATAGATGGCTTGCAAGGAAATGATGGTATAATTTTAGTAGGTTCCACAAACGTACCCCATTTATTAGATAAAGCTTTATTAAGAGCAGGAAGATTCGATAAATTGATTTACATAGGGTTACCTGACAAGAGATCAAGAAGAGAAATACTGGAAATACATTGTAAAGCTAAACCATTAGAGAGTGATGTAGATTTTGATAAACTTGCCGAAATGACTGAAAGGTTTACCGGTGCAGATTTGGCTAACTTGTGTCAGGAAGTAGCAAGAAGGGCAGCAATAGAAGCTTTAGAAAGAAATGTAGAGAGAAAAATAGGTATGCAAGATTTTAACGATGTTATAAAGAGATATAAGCCGAGCGTAACACTTCAAATGTTGGAAGAATATGAAAAGTTTAGGTTAGATTATGAGAGGAAGTTCAGGGGTCCAGAAATTACAAGTTCTGATAATGAAAAAATAACCTTAGATGACATAGGTGGGTATAATTCAATAAAGAAGGAGTTATATGAGCTATTAGAAATACAACTTCGATATTCCAAGCTGATGGAGCAGATGAGGATACCCCCAATAAGGGGAATTCTATTACATGGTCCACCAGGTGTAGGGAAGACTATGATGGCAAAAGCATTGTCTAAGACACTAGGTGTTAAGTTTATAATGATTAGTGGGGCAGAGATCCTATACAAGGGATATGAAGGTGCAGTTAGCACAATCAAAGAAGTCTTTAACAGGGCAAGGGAGAATAAGCCTGCTATCGTTTTACTGGATGAGATAGATGCAATAGCACCTAGAAGAGAAAATCAAAAAACCGACTCCTCTAAGGTGGTAAATCAGTTGTTAACAGAAATGGATGGTATAAGGAGCTTAAAGGAGGTAGTAGTTATTGCAACGACAAACAGAATGGAGGATGTAGATCCTGCACTAAAAAGACCTGGTAGATTTGATAGAATAGTGTACATGCCCCTACCTAATTCTGAGGAGAGGGAAGATATTCTTCAAAAGTATATTGGACTTGAGGAGTGTAAAATGGTTAAATGTGATCAGATTGCGAAAGTCACTGAAGGTTATAGCGGCGCTGATCTTGCAGCTATAGCTAGAGAGGCTAAGTTAAAGGTTCTAAGGGAGATAATAAGAGGGAATGTGGATAGAAAGTTGAGCTATGAGGATTTAATTGAGGCAGCTAGTAAGATTAAGCCGTCTGTAAAGCAAGAGAGAAAGATCTTAGAAGACTTTCGTCAAGACTTATAA